Proteins from a single region of Chryseobacterium sp. W4I1:
- a CDS encoding GLPGLI family protein, with translation MKTKILFFLLLGIVTGAQTNRFFYEYKFIPDSNNKEEVKKEMMLLDINKKGSAYYSRDKFVADSTSKADLEKQISTGSGSISVNRRDAPGQVSYKVTKDYPDFKTYLFTNVSTDKYKIKEDKKPEWKILPDKQKIGEYHAQKAVTSYGGREWIAWFSSDIPFQDGPYKFYGLPGLIVKLEDNTGSHIMTLIGNKTIQIPAEEKETQLPDNIRVLGMGGKELEITKDQYKKVWKAYVNDPTKNMREMMMKSGGDSNTKMVFKMKTSDGKELSDPNQVFKEMEKRTKETLQKNNNPIEPDLVK, from the coding sequence ATGAAAACAAAAATTTTATTTTTTCTGCTTCTGGGAATAGTAACAGGAGCCCAGACCAACAGATTTTTTTATGAATATAAATTCATTCCGGATTCCAACAATAAAGAAGAGGTGAAGAAGGAAATGATGCTTTTGGATATCAATAAAAAGGGATCAGCTTATTACAGCCGCGATAAATTTGTTGCAGATTCCACTTCAAAGGCGGATCTGGAAAAGCAGATCAGTACCGGCAGCGGCAGCATCAGTGTCAACAGGAGGGATGCCCCTGGCCAGGTTTCCTATAAAGTAACTAAAGACTATCCGGATTTTAAAACCTATCTTTTTACCAATGTCAGTACAGATAAGTATAAAATAAAAGAAGATAAAAAACCGGAGTGGAAGATTCTTCCTGACAAGCAGAAAATAGGTGAATACCATGCTCAGAAAGCAGTAACAAGTTATGGCGGAAGAGAATGGATCGCTTGGTTTTCCTCAGATATTCCTTTTCAGGATGGGCCGTATAAATTTTATGGACTTCCCGGACTGATTGTGAAATTAGAAGACAACACGGGTTCACATATCATGACACTCATAGGAAACAAAACGATACAGATTCCTGCTGAAGAAAAAGAAACCCAGCTTCCGGACAATATCAGAGTATTAGGTATGGGAGGGAAGGAACTTGAGATCACGAAAGATCAGTACAAAAAAGTATGGAAAGCTTATGTAAACGATCCTACCAAAAATATGAGAGAAATGATGATGAAAAGTGGGGGAGACTCCAATACAAAAATGGTATTCAAAATGAAAACTTCAGACGGAAAAGAACTTTCAGATCCCAACCAGGTTTTCAAGGAAATGGAAAAGAGAACAAAAGAAACCCTTCAGAAAAATAATAACCCGATCGAACCGGATCTGGTAAAATAA
- a CDS encoding M56 family metallopeptidase — translation METLFLYFGKVIVSSGVMFLYYQLSLKDKTFHHYNRFYLLGAMMISLLLPLIRIDDFTIEVNSDLYMLLDKIQNFNTEKNIDNGHIYFSIIFSALGLVSLYFLGKLIFGILKIQRLKKKFQKESFDGINFYRTDLTEAPFSYFKNLFWKNTITLNSDVGEQILKHEMVHIEQKHSFDKIGIEIITSVFWFNPFFHIIKKEISLIHEYLADKKAVKQSDTKAFAQMLLASHFSGNQLPATSPFLSSNLKKRLKMLQKPKTKFGYARRIFALPVVFSVAFAYMVNAKNNEIKETNIAIKEAVSQIKRDTIKPEKAEAIEPKFLKKSASEKELAELGKKIEEKSKDLKKLKPESKEFQLKIDEIGELSGEIGRITNSSDFKRDLAISKEEAKRMNDFFKSDEWKNKTKDLESLGVEMPDLSNLNIDFPDAPPAPPMPYNSAKVKVIRFNDGAYQSWDSRDAKVSKKAIRAEKAARKQAEKAGIEAMKLSEKARAIGEEARIAGEKARIEGMKAAKIAGLQGQTARIEAIKAGELGRIQGESARVAGEEARKAGERARIQGEKARKMGEKARLEALKGISEGAKGNVYFFRSSNSDKPFSGNRTMELQADYIKKESNGTLALNGVKKFKVNGWDDTKIFLDGKQITKSEMDAVNPESIASITINKTDGANIRRGEIRIQTKK, via the coding sequence ATGGAAACTCTATTTCTGTACTTTGGAAAAGTAATTGTAAGCTCCGGTGTAATGTTTTTGTATTATCAGTTGTCTTTAAAGGACAAGACATTTCATCATTATAACAGGTTTTATCTGCTGGGTGCGATGATGATATCACTGTTGCTGCCCCTGATCAGAATAGATGATTTTACGATAGAAGTAAATAGCGACCTATATATGCTTCTTGACAAGATACAGAATTTTAATACAGAAAAAAACATAGACAATGGCCACATTTATTTTAGCATTATTTTTTCAGCTTTGGGACTGGTTTCTCTCTATTTTTTAGGAAAGTTGATTTTTGGGATTCTAAAGATCCAACGACTTAAGAAGAAGTTTCAAAAAGAAAGTTTTGACGGGATCAATTTTTACCGTACAGACCTGACAGAAGCTCCGTTTTCATACTTTAAAAACCTTTTTTGGAAAAATACCATCACCCTGAATTCTGATGTTGGTGAACAGATTTTAAAGCATGAAATGGTTCACATTGAGCAGAAACATTCCTTCGATAAGATAGGTATCGAAATTATTACTTCTGTTTTCTGGTTCAATCCGTTTTTTCATATCATTAAAAAAGAAATAAGCCTTATTCACGAATACCTGGCGGATAAAAAAGCCGTCAAACAATCGGACACCAAAGCATTTGCGCAGATGCTTTTAGCAAGCCACTTTTCCGGAAACCAGTTGCCTGCCACCAGTCCGTTTCTAAGTTCAAATCTAAAAAAACGACTCAAAATGTTACAAAAACCAAAAACCAAATTCGGATATGCGCGGAGAATTTTTGCACTTCCGGTTGTATTTTCAGTAGCTTTTGCCTACATGGTAAATGCCAAGAACAATGAAATTAAAGAAACAAATATAGCAATCAAGGAAGCTGTTTCCCAGATCAAAAGAGATACCATAAAACCTGAGAAAGCAGAAGCTATAGAACCTAAATTTCTAAAAAAATCTGCCAGCGAAAAAGAACTGGCTGAACTTGGAAAAAAGATCGAAGAAAAAAGTAAAGATTTAAAGAAGTTAAAACCGGAGAGCAAAGAATTTCAGTTGAAAATTGATGAGATCGGTGAACTTTCAGGTGAAATAGGAAGAATTACGAATTCCAGTGATTTTAAGAGAGATTTAGCGATTTCAAAAGAGGAAGCAAAAAGGATGAATGACTTTTTCAAATCTGATGAATGGAAGAATAAAACTAAAGACCTTGAAAGCCTTGGCGTAGAAATGCCTGACCTTTCAAATCTGAATATTGATTTTCCTGACGCCCCACCGGCTCCTCCTATGCCTTACAATTCTGCGAAAGTAAAAGTAATAAGGTTTAATGATGGTGCTTACCAAAGCTGGGATTCAAGAGATGCAAAAGTTTCAAAGAAAGCTATCCGTGCTGAAAAAGCAGCCAGAAAACAAGCTGAAAAAGCCGGCATAGAAGCCATGAAATTAAGCGAAAAAGCCAGGGCAATTGGAGAAGAAGCCAGAATAGCCGGAGAGAAGGCGAGAATTGAAGGAATGAAAGCGGCCAAAATAGCAGGATTACAAGGCCAGACTGCACGAATCGAAGCTATTAAAGCCGGGGAATTAGGAAGGATACAAGGGGAATCAGCCAGAGTTGCCGGAGAGGAGGCCAGAAAAGCAGGTGAAAGAGCTAGAATACAAGGAGAGAAGGCAAGAAAAATGGGTGAGAAAGCAAGGTTGGAAGCATTAAAAGGAATTTCAGAAGGCGCCAAAGGAAATGTCTACTTCTTCAGAAGTTCAAATTCTGATAAACCATTTTCAGGAAACAGAACCATGGAACTTCAGGCTGATTACATTAAAAAAGAATCTAATGGAACTCTTGCTTTAAACGGAGTAAAAAAGTTTAAGGTAAATGGCTGGGATGATACTAAGATTTTCCTGGATGGAAAACAGATCACCAAAAGTGAAATGGATGCAGTAAATCCTGAAAGTATTGCGAGTATTACCATTAATAAGACGGATGGAGCAAATATCAGACGTGGGGAAATAAGGATACAGACAAAAAAATAA
- a CDS encoding BlaI/MecI/CopY family transcriptional regulator: MKIQNLTKAEEQVMQYVWKLEKGFLKDILDLFPDPKPHTNTVSTILKVLKDKEFVDYNVYGRQHEYFPLVTKEQYSGKTMKSLVKNYFKGSYKSAVSFLVEKNEMTVEDLEMLLNELKKKN; this comes from the coding sequence ATGAAAATTCAGAATTTGACAAAAGCGGAAGAACAGGTAATGCAGTATGTATGGAAACTGGAAAAAGGATTTCTGAAAGACATTCTGGATCTCTTTCCAGACCCAAAACCACATACCAATACGGTTTCTACTATTTTGAAAGTCTTGAAAGACAAAGAGTTTGTAGATTATAATGTATACGGAAGACAACACGAATATTTTCCTTTGGTTACCAAAGAGCAGTATTCGGGGAAGACAATGAAAAGTCTTGTGAAAAATTATTTCAAAGGTTCTTATAAAAGCGCAGTTTCTTTTCTGGTAGAGAAAAATGAAATGACGGTGGAAGACCTTGAAATGCTTCTGAACGAACTTAAAAAGAAAAACTAA
- a CDS encoding GNAT family N-acetyltransferase, producing the protein MNYTIKKAGLEDLNETAELFNLYRIFYRQESDIEKGKTFLKERFLNNESDIFLAFTDGKTIGFVQLYKLFHYTRLQKQWLLSDLFVHPDYRGKGISVGLIDRSKQWCEETGACGLMLETEKSNDIGNTLYPRCGFEYDGLHNYYHWWK; encoded by the coding sequence ATGAATTACACAATTAAGAAAGCAGGCCTTGAAGACCTGAATGAAACTGCAGAACTCTTCAACCTTTACCGCATTTTTTACCGTCAGGAATCTGATATAGAAAAGGGGAAAACATTCCTTAAAGAAAGATTTCTGAATAATGAGTCTGATATTTTTCTGGCATTTACTGATGGAAAAACCATAGGTTTTGTACAGCTTTATAAGCTTTTCCACTACACCAGACTGCAGAAACAATGGCTTTTAAGTGATCTTTTTGTACATCCGGATTACAGAGGAAAAGGAATTTCCGTAGGGCTTATAGACCGAAGTAAGCAATGGTGTGAAGAAACGGGTGCCTGTGGATTGATGCTTGAAACAGAAAAAAGCAATGATATCGGAAATACCTTGTATCCGCGTTGTGGATTTGAGTATGATGGGCTTCACAATTACTATCACTGGTGGAAATAA
- a CDS encoding 2OG-Fe(II) oxygenase has translation MNNIIRRIERIDWQNVTEALHQNGYAVIPGFLSDNECEALKSDYDNVDLYRKTVVMARHRFGLGEYKYFNYPLPDLIQTIRTNIYPHLVPVANTWFKALRIDMDFPLEHTALLQQCHNNGQRKATPLILKYGKGGFNTLHQDLYGDIYFPIQLVLMLNEPEKDFTGGEFVLTQQIPRAQSKAIVLHPKKGDALIFTTNFKPEKGAKGYYRVNMKHGVSEVKEGSRCTLGIIFHDAAS, from the coding sequence ATGAATAACATCATCCGGAGAATTGAACGTATAGACTGGCAAAACGTCACTGAAGCCCTGCATCAAAACGGATATGCCGTGATACCCGGTTTCTTATCAGATAATGAATGCGAAGCATTAAAATCAGATTATGACAACGTGGACTTATACCGCAAAACGGTTGTTATGGCCCGCCACCGTTTTGGATTGGGTGAATATAAATACTTTAATTATCCCCTGCCAGATTTGATTCAAACAATAAGAACAAACATATATCCGCACCTCGTTCCTGTTGCCAATACGTGGTTTAAGGCACTTAGGATAGATATGGATTTTCCATTGGAGCATACGGCATTACTTCAGCAGTGCCATAACAACGGCCAGCGGAAAGCAACTCCTTTAATTTTAAAATATGGAAAGGGAGGTTTTAATACTTTACATCAGGATCTTTACGGAGATATTTACTTTCCAATTCAACTCGTTTTGATGTTAAATGAGCCCGAAAAAGATTTTACAGGCGGAGAATTTGTGCTTACCCAGCAGATTCCCAGAGCACAGTCCAAAGCTATTGTCCTTCATCCTAAGAAAGGTGATGCTTTGATTTTTACTACCAATTTTAAACCTGAAAAAGGAGCTAAAGGATATTACAGAGTAAATATGAAGCACGGTGTGAGTGAAGTAAAAGAAGGCAGCCGTTGTACATTGGGAATTATTTTTCATGATGCTGCCTCTTAA
- a CDS encoding Ada metal-binding domain-containing protein: protein MKLHTEISETALRSGIRAGEINFGGNKKLKIYGLLSCSSGKKMKNENRIFFTSEKEALQNHYRPCGHCLKAEYKLWKNKK from the coding sequence ATGAAACTACATACTGAAATATCTGAAACTGCATTAAGAAGTGGAATCAGAGCCGGGGAAATTAATTTTGGAGGAAATAAAAAATTAAAAATCTACGGTCTGTTGAGCTGTTCTTCCGGCAAAAAAATGAAAAATGAAAACAGGATTTTCTTTACATCTGAAAAAGAAGCACTCCAAAATCATTACCGACCTTGTGGTCACTGTCTGAAGGCAGAATATAAGTTATGGAAAAATAAAAAATAA
- a CDS encoding GLPGLI family protein, whose protein sequence is MKHLLFIFMFISNIILAQNITFIYELRYKPNLEKEIKTEYYYLDVLGSQSAFRSENARAADSLMQKNGFWQSRKPTFDHIYSFKNFISNKVYKSVTHPAMYDLYYVNIEEKLDWKISPDKMKIGEMECQKASVQYGGRNWIAWFDPNNPIHDGPYIFHGLPGLIVKLNDDQGDFDFNLIKIKKSDKNNMFYLRKGKEINWDAYMKLQSGYYSDPFAEVKSRNIKTKVGDEKGNPINVSFKELTASIQKQMKDQNNPIELNHKIDYK, encoded by the coding sequence ATGAAACACTTATTATTTATCTTCATGTTTATATCGAATATAATATTAGCACAAAATATTACTTTCATTTATGAATTGAGATATAAGCCTAACCTAGAAAAAGAAATTAAAACAGAATATTATTATTTAGATGTCTTGGGAAGCCAATCTGCTTTTAGGTCAGAAAATGCCAGAGCTGCTGATTCCTTAATGCAGAAAAACGGATTTTGGCAGAGTCGCAAACCAACTTTTGATCATATATATTCCTTTAAAAATTTTATAAGCAATAAAGTATATAAAAGTGTCACCCATCCTGCAATGTATGATTTGTATTATGTTAATATTGAGGAAAAACTTGACTGGAAAATTTCTCCCGATAAAATGAAAATAGGAGAAATGGAATGTCAGAAAGCTTCTGTTCAATATGGTGGGCGAAATTGGATCGCTTGGTTTGATCCAAATAATCCAATTCATGATGGACCATATATTTTTCATGGACTTCCTGGATTAATTGTAAAATTAAACGATGATCAAGGTGATTTTGATTTTAACCTTATAAAAATTAAAAAGTCTGATAAAAACAATATGTTTTATCTTAGAAAGGGAAAAGAAATAAACTGGGATGCGTACATGAAATTACAAAGCGGCTATTATTCAGATCCATTTGCAGAAGTGAAGTCGAGGAATATAAAAACTAAAGTAGGAGATGAAAAAGGGAACCCAATAAATGTAAGCTTCAAAGAACTTACTGCAAGTATTCAGAAACAAATGAAAGACCAAAACAACCCTATTGAGCTAAATCATAAGATAGATTACAAATAA
- a CDS encoding GLPGLI family protein: MKKLFFILLFLSNILSAQLVSFVYEIRHRPNPDKEIFETSNYYLDIIGGQSAFRSEKERYADSLMLKNGYWEGGPKTSLNQLYIIKNLINKSIKKSITTLSMHDLYNINVNDKLSWEVLPEKMKIGDMECQKATVKYGERNWTAWFSQNIPLQEGPYIFHGLPGLIIKISDDKNDYDFSLIKT; encoded by the coding sequence ATGAAAAAATTGTTTTTTATTTTACTTTTTCTTTCCAATATTTTGTCGGCACAGCTTGTTTCGTTTGTTTACGAAATTAGGCATAGGCCAAATCCGGATAAAGAAATTTTTGAAACCAGCAATTATTATCTTGATATAATTGGAGGTCAATCTGCTTTCCGATCAGAGAAAGAGAGATATGCTGATTCATTAATGCTGAAAAATGGATATTGGGAAGGCGGGCCAAAAACTTCACTTAATCAGCTTTATATCATTAAAAACTTAATAAATAAGAGTATCAAAAAAAGTATAACAACTCTATCAATGCATGACTTATATAATATCAACGTAAATGATAAGCTGAGTTGGGAGGTTCTCCCCGAAAAAATGAAAATTGGAGATATGGAATGCCAGAAAGCCACAGTAAAGTATGGTGAAAGAAATTGGACAGCATGGTTTAGCCAAAATATACCCTTGCAAGAAGGGCCTTATATATTTCACGGATTACCAGGATTAATCATAAAAATTTCTGATGATAAAAACGATTATGATTTTAGTCTGATAAAGACATAA